From the Bacillus tuaregi genome, one window contains:
- the rapZ gene encoding RNase adapter RapZ, producing the protein MSTGSLNDSQVVIITGMSGAGKTVAIQSFEDLGFFCVDNLPPTLLPKFLELMKESGNKMNKVALVMDLRGREFFEDLFKALDNLVESSWATPQILFLEADDETLVRRYKETRRKHPLAGTGLPLEGIQNERAMLADLKGRAQHIYNTSQMKPRALREKILTEFSSNKKAIFTVNVMSFGFKHGIPIDADLVFDVRFLPNPHYIDSMRPLTGLDSEVSGYVLKWNETHKFLEKVTDLLAFMLPHYKREGKAQLVIAIGCTGGQHRSVALAEYIGHHFEKDYHTRISHRDIEKRKEPLT; encoded by the coding sequence TAGTGATTATTACAGGTATGTCAGGGGCGGGAAAAACAGTTGCTATCCAGAGCTTTGAAGACTTAGGTTTTTTCTGTGTAGATAATTTACCTCCTACTCTGCTTCCGAAATTTCTCGAACTGATGAAAGAATCAGGCAATAAAATGAATAAAGTCGCTTTAGTGATGGATTTACGCGGAAGAGAGTTTTTTGAAGACCTCTTTAAAGCGTTGGATAATTTAGTGGAAAGCTCCTGGGCAACCCCACAAATCTTGTTTCTAGAAGCAGATGATGAGACCCTCGTCAGAAGATATAAGGAAACAAGAAGAAAGCATCCGTTAGCAGGTACTGGCCTTCCGCTTGAAGGCATCCAAAATGAAAGAGCGATGCTGGCAGATTTAAAGGGAAGAGCGCAACACATATACAACACATCGCAGATGAAGCCACGCGCACTACGTGAAAAGATCCTAACAGAATTCTCTTCTAATAAAAAAGCAATCTTTACCGTCAACGTGATGTCGTTCGGCTTTAAACACGGAATTCCAATTGATGCTGATCTTGTGTTTGATGTTCGTTTTTTACCAAACCCGCACTATATTGATTCGATGCGACCGTTAACCGGCTTGGACAGTGAAGTCTCTGGTTATGTGTTAAAATGGAATGAAACGCATAAATTCCTTGAAAAAGTGACAGACCTGCTTGCTTTTATGCTTCCACATTATAAACGGGAAGGGAAGGCACAGCTAGTGATTGCCATCGGCTGTACGGGTGGACAGCACCGCTCAGTGGCATTGGCAGAATACATTGGGCACCACTTTGAAAAGGATTATCATACCCGTATCTCACATCGTGATATTGAAAAAAGAAAGGAACCACTAACATGA
- a CDS encoding gluconeogenesis factor YvcK family protein, with the protein MTQNGQPPRIVIIGGGTGLPVLLRGLKKYPVDITAIVTVADDGGSSGRLRDELNIPPPGDVRNVLAALSDVEPLIEEMFQHRFKSTNDLSGHSLGNLILAAMTSITGNFMNAIQEMSRVLNVHGKVLPAANQSVVLHAELEDGHMISGESKIPFSGKKIKRVFLTPENIKPLPEALQAIQSADLIIIGPGSLYTSILPNLLVPQIGDEVCRAKAKKVYICNLMTQAGETHDYSASDHVQAVYDHLNEPFIDTILVNSEDIPEAIQKRYSEEAAKPVHFDVSNLYDLGLEVIYGEIVSLENGVIRHDTNEVAKILYSFLIDETNKRHNA; encoded by the coding sequence ATGACGCAAAATGGGCAGCCGCCAAGAATCGTCATCATCGGTGGCGGAACAGGATTGCCGGTATTATTAAGAGGATTGAAGAAATATCCTGTTGATATCACGGCAATTGTTACAGTTGCCGATGATGGAGGAAGCTCAGGTCGACTTAGGGATGAGCTGAACATTCCTCCTCCTGGTGATGTTCGCAATGTATTGGCCGCTCTATCAGATGTTGAGCCATTAATTGAAGAAATGTTCCAGCATCGATTCAAGTCAACTAATGATTTATCCGGTCATTCGCTTGGAAATTTAATCTTAGCGGCGATGACTTCTATTACAGGGAATTTCATGAACGCGATTCAGGAAATGAGCCGAGTATTGAATGTGCATGGAAAGGTTCTGCCTGCCGCTAATCAAAGTGTTGTTTTGCATGCAGAGCTGGAGGATGGTCATATGATTTCCGGGGAATCCAAGATTCCATTCTCTGGAAAAAAGATTAAGCGTGTTTTTTTAACTCCGGAAAATATTAAACCGCTTCCAGAAGCCCTTCAGGCGATTCAATCCGCAGATTTAATTATTATCGGACCGGGCAGTCTTTATACAAGTATTCTGCCGAATCTTCTTGTTCCGCAAATCGGTGATGAGGTTTGCCGGGCGAAGGCAAAGAAGGTCTATATCTGTAATTTAATGACCCAGGCAGGAGAGACACATGACTACTCAGCAAGTGATCATGTGCAGGCTGTCTATGATCATCTGAATGAACCATTCATCGATACGATTCTGGTTAACAGTGAGGATATACCAGAGGCGATTCAAAAGCGCTATAGTGAAGAGGCTGCCAAGCCCGTTCATTTTGATGTGAGCAATCTCTATGATTTAGGACTTGAGGTAATCTATGGTGAAATCGTGAGTCTGGAAAATGGTGTGATTCGCCATGATACAAATGAAGTAGCAAAAATTTTATATTCGTTCTTAATAGATGAAACCAACAAGCGTCATAATGCGTAA